A single Fundulus heteroclitus isolate FHET01 chromosome 4, MU-UCD_Fhet_4.1, whole genome shotgun sequence DNA region contains:
- the LOC118562940 gene encoding uncharacterized protein LOC118562940, with product MAVQLRVILQEHSIKKLTLPTGIPNTVDDLVSIITETFQLHGEYGLLYQDKDFDNQFFSVTSTADLYDKATVKMILKEPNITLDLHPIFESGPSSTLSSLSSVSTHPASTPETNICPEDHDASSQVSDSTSSGSSDTIILPDSCRLAAWPVPFQVPEFSRDIQLILAEANNSYHATGRHFTDASVKSAIMQDLAKVIFSYTAYPTNQQILSVAEALVSKFPCLREPGSFAGLYGWQQRIKYKMHNYRAKLRSRKYSYPEIEINTLRRKHPADAVPSKNVKKPKKAEVNYLPPHPTGESQETLEKERLELTCEITKKNNAKIIADKMNKTFSSRRVEVVSLSPSVIVFKERWPALFTEAQVRMYL from the coding sequence ATGGCAGTCCAGTTAAGAGTAATTTTACAAGAACACAGCATTAAGAAGTTGACACTTCCAACAGGAATTCCCAATACAGTAGACGATCTTGTTTCCATAATTACTGAAACTTTCCAATTGCATGGGGAATATGGACTACTATACCAAGACAAAGACTTTGACAATCAGTTTTTCAGTGTCACCTCAACTGCTGACTTGTATGACAAGGCCACTGTTAAAATGATCCTAAAAGAGCCTAACATCACCCTTGACCTACACCCAATATTTGAATCAGGACCATCATCTACATTGAGCTCTTTGAGTTCTGTGAGCACCCATCCTGCAAGTACTCCTGAAACAAATATCTGCCCTGAAGATCATGATGCATCCTCACAGGTTTCCGACTCCACATCGTCAGGTTCCAGCGACACCATTATTCTGCCTGATTCATGTCGCCTTGCTGCATGGCCAGTGCCATTTCAAGTACCTGAGTTTTCCAGAGACATACAACTAATCCTTGCAGAGGCAAACAACTCATATCATGCCACTGGAAGACACTTCACGGATGCCAGCGTTAAATCAGCAATAATGCAAgaccttgcaaaagtaatttTTTCGTACACTGCTTACCCAACGAATCAGCAGATCCTTTCAGTGGCTGAAGCCTTGGTTTCCAAGTTTCCATGTCTGAGGGAACCAGGATCATTTGCAGGCTTATATGGCTGGCAGCAGCGCATAAAATACAAGATGCACAATTACCGGGCCAAGCTAAGATCTCGAAAATATTCTTACCCAGAAATTGAAATCAACACCTTAAGAAGGAAGCATCCAGCTGATGCAGTGCcatcaaaaaatgtaaaaaagcccaaaaaagcTGAGGTTAATTACCTCCCTCCGCACCCTACTGGTGAAAGCCAAGAGACACTGGAGAAAGAGAGGCTTGAATTAACTTGtgaaataacaaagaaaaacaatgcaaagaTAATTGcagataaaatgaataaaactttcTCTAGCCGAAGAGTTGAAGTAGTCAGCCTAAGCCCCTCTGTGATTGTGTTTAAAGAAAGGTGGCCAGCGTTATTCACTGAAGCTCAGGTGAGaatgtatttataa